The sequence below is a genomic window from Planctomycetaceae bacterium.
GTGCGCGAGATGCGGGGCAAGCTGATCTCGGCCATGATCTACCCGATCATCCTGCTGGGGGTGGCGATCCTGGCCATCACGATCATGCTCTGGAAGGTGGTACCGGTCTTCGCGGAGTTTTTCAAAGAGGCCGGCTCGAAGCTTCCGGCGATCACGCAGACGGTGATCGACCTGTCGGAGTTTCTGCAGGAAGACGGGTTGTACCTGTTCGGCGGGGTGATCGCCGTGGTGCTGGCGCTGCGGTATTACCTTCGCACGCCGGGCGGTCGGCGGACGTTTCAGAGCGTGCTGCTGACGACGCCGCTGCTGGGTGAGTGCGCCGTCGAGACGAACATGGAGCGGTTCGCCACCAACATGGTGCTGCTGCTCAACAGCGGCCTGCCGCTGCTGGAGGCGATCCACTCGATGCAGGGCGTGTTCCACAACAACGCGATCTACCGCGAGGCGTTTCTGCGGGTCTCGTCGCGCGTGGCCAGCGGCATCCGCCTGGCCTCGTCGCTGGAGGAGACGGGCCTGTTCACCTCGATGGTCGTCTCGATGGTGCGCGTGGGGGAGGAGTCGGGCGAGCTGGCGACCGTGCTGGGCCAGGTGGCGACGTACTACCGCAAGCGCGTCGAGGCGCTGCTGGAACGCATGACGGGCATGATCGAACCGGTGGTCATCCTGGGCATGGGCGTCACCGTGGCGGTCATCCTGACGTCGATCTAC
It includes:
- a CDS encoding type II secretion system F family protein, which codes for MTMTSGGVKQGGSWLQRHVRTASKLHPAIKSEDKLRFFQQLTTLFAAGTPLLEALWISAHQSQSEKMRGVIRTIAERVAGGLTLHQAAASFPKVFDRQWIEVIKTGEASGQLGQVLASLTANIVAVREMRGKLISAMIYPIILLGVAILAITIMLWKVVPVFAEFFKEAGSKLPAITQTVIDLSEFLQEDGLYLFGGVIAVVLALRYYLRTPGGRRTFQSVLLTTPLLGECAVETNMERFATNMVLLLNSGLPLLEAIHSMQGVFHNNAIYREAFLRVSSRVASGIRLASSLEETGLFTSMVVSMVRVGEESGELATVLGQVATYYRKRVEALLERMTGMIEPVVILGMGVTVAVILTSIYLPMFQMASGPGGK